In Candidatus Nitrosocosmicus arcticus, the following proteins share a genomic window:
- a CDS encoding adenosylhomocysteinase — MITSAKSKEMYEVGKSEYLWAKKSMPVLNRLVHRFVSKRYLENLKLGICLHITKETSVLLMALKEAGAKVTLCPANPLSIQEPVKFFLINNDIRIFAKKKDTLRDFYRNMESVLDTKPHMITDDGGELHKRALRRKFKIIGGTEETTSGVNRLEVWGKEGLLLYPIIAVNRSRTKYLFDNKYGTGQSTIEGILKTTGILLSSKRIVVCGYGWVGKGVARCAMGMGAKVTITEVNTLRALEAYFDGFEVKPLDEILSNADLFITCTGQVNVIGQDQIEKIKEGAILCNAGHFDVEIDVNYLNSVDPNHFSPRMNVTCYRVGESKKKIYLLARGRVINLVGAEGNSPEVMSISFANQFLSIIYLSQFHEKLENKIYKTPKKIERKIMLTALDSFGVKIDSLTPEQNNYCKT, encoded by the coding sequence ATGATAACTAGTGCTAAAAGCAAAGAAATGTACGAGGTAGGAAAATCAGAGTATTTATGGGCAAAGAAGAGCATGCCCGTTCTAAATCGTTTAGTTCACAGGTTTGTTTCTAAAAGGTACTTAGAAAATCTTAAACTTGGTATTTGTCTTCACATAACTAAAGAAACATCGGTATTACTGATGGCACTTAAAGAGGCTGGCGCCAAAGTTACCTTATGTCCTGCCAATCCACTCTCAATTCAGGAACCTGTCAAGTTTTTCTTGATTAACAATGACATTAGAATTTTTGCTAAAAAGAAAGACACCCTCCGTGATTTTTACAGGAATATGGAAAGTGTACTAGATACCAAACCTCACATGATTACCGATGATGGGGGGGAGCTTCATAAAAGAGCACTCCGTAGAAAATTCAAAATAATTGGCGGAACGGAGGAAACTACATCTGGAGTTAACAGACTCGAGGTATGGGGTAAAGAAGGTTTATTGTTGTACCCGATCATCGCCGTTAATCGTTCAAGGACAAAATACTTGTTTGATAATAAATACGGAACAGGTCAAAGTACAATAGAGGGAATATTAAAAACTACTGGAATATTATTATCTAGTAAAAGGATTGTAGTTTGCGGGTATGGCTGGGTTGGAAAAGGAGTAGCAAGATGCGCTATGGGGATGGGAGCCAAAGTGACAATTACAGAAGTTAATACCCTTAGAGCATTAGAGGCGTATTTCGATGGTTTTGAAGTAAAGCCATTAGATGAAATATTATCAAATGCGGATCTTTTCATAACATGTACCGGTCAAGTAAATGTCATAGGCCAAGATCAAATTGAAAAAATTAAAGAAGGCGCAATACTATGTAATGCGGGCCATTTTGACGTAGAAATTGATGTAAATTATTTGAATTCTGTAGATCCTAATCATTTCTCTCCGAGAATGAATGTCACATGCTACAGAGTTGGAGAAAGCAAAAAAAAAATTTACCTGCTAGCAAGAGGGAGGGTCATAAACTTGGTCGGTGCAGAAGGGAACTCACCAGAGGTGATGAGTATTTCTTTCGCAAATCAATTTTTGTCAATTATTTACCTTTCACAATTTCATGAAAAGTTAGAAAACAAGATCTATAAAACACCAAAAAAAATTGAAAGAAAGATAATGCTGACTGCTTTAGATTCCTTTGGTGTAAAGATAGACAGTCTAACTCCAGAACAAAATAATTACTGTAAGACTTGA
- a CDS encoding RNA polymerase Rbp10 encodes MSNEVMGAVTYECMSCGTNVTAEELSYLPEIKCICGFRVFRKVRQPIIKQLKAI; translated from the coding sequence ATGAGTAACGAAGTTATGGGTGCAGTAACGTATGAATGTATGTCATGTGGTACTAACGTAACAGCAGAAGAGTTGTCATACTTACCAGAAATAAAATGCATTTGCGGGTTCAGGGTATTCAGAAAAGTAAGACAGCCAATAATAAAACAACTGAAAGCGATCTAA
- a CDS encoding potassium channel family protein → MRKPVETSPYVRRELFIVAITAASVMLSILLYVVPVSNTQLIIVYIVDLGVTIILLCDFLDRYKRSKDHGKFIIRHLYEIPALIPLLFFGILENDAAIMALFRAFKIVNVFRLLRLLRLFSLFKIAKYLKASGFVYLVILLVVSVIFGAVGMFVVEQDNSDSNINNFGDALWFSITTITISGFGDMAPTSIEGRIIATILIVVGLTTILGFIASFGTTIMEKGLGKRRIAHDLKDSLKDRIDILESIHHAEVNNMIEEIRDLHKNIYNQDVGCSKCGFIYPKDSVYCNKCGNKTE, encoded by the coding sequence ATGCGGAAGCCTGTTGAGACAAGTCCTTACGTACGAAGAGAATTATTTATAGTGGCAATTACAGCGGCTTCCGTGATGCTATCCATACTGCTTTATGTTGTCCCAGTTTCTAATACACAATTAATTATTGTCTATATCGTTGATCTGGGAGTAACCATTATTCTTCTGTGTGACTTTTTGGATCGGTATAAGAGATCAAAAGATCATGGTAAATTTATTATACGTCATTTATATGAAATACCTGCCTTGATACCTCTGCTGTTCTTTGGAATTCTTGAAAATGATGCTGCCATTATGGCATTGTTTAGAGCGTTTAAGATAGTCAATGTATTCAGACTTTTAAGACTACTTAGACTTTTCAGTCTGTTTAAGATTGCAAAGTATCTCAAAGCAAGCGGGTTTGTTTATCTCGTAATACTTTTAGTTGTTTCGGTAATTTTTGGTGCAGTAGGTATGTTTGTAGTTGAGCAAGATAATAGTGATAGCAACATAAATAATTTTGGAGATGCTCTGTGGTTTTCAATAACCACTATCACCATATCCGGTTTTGGTGATATGGCCCCAACTTCCATTGAAGGAAGAATAATCGCTACAATCTTGATAGTTGTGGGGCTAACCACTATATTGGGTTTTATAGCAAGTTTTGGGACCACAATAATGGAGAAAGGACTAGGTAAAAGACGAATTGCTCATGATTTAAAGGATTCTCTAAAAGACAGGATAGATATTCTTGAATCCATTCATCATGCGGAAGTGAATAACATGATAGAAGAAATTCGAGATTTGCACAAGAATATTTACAATCAGGATGTAGGATGTAGCAAGTGCGGATTCATTTATCCTAAAGATTCAGTCTATTGCAATAAATGCGGTAATAAAACAGAATAA
- a CDS encoding AAA family ATPase, whose amino-acid sequence MTLAPQELENTASKFAAEAIKLDSQGSHSSAINSYQRASEALIKLVQIYPEYKLNRVYLERASAYQNRIKAIQMANGILEDDRRSFAEPEPKRNGIMDNPLPKMNTRINHVIPSNKTNLQHDVQNGRQNPQTSDTNKIQELSSELENLILKEKPMVSWKEVVGLEDAKRAIRESIVYPTRRADLFPLGWPRGILLFGPPGCGKTLLAAAAAAEIHGYFINIDAASMMSKWLGEAEKNISKLFTFARALHQKERIPILLFIDEIDSLLGTRNGEVGGEVRVKNQFLTEMDGINGKSKESFLYVIGATNKPWSLESGFLRRFQKRIYVTLPDMASRRNLFKQYVSKLTKDPLLKVDELARLSEAYSASDIKDICQSAQLRVVNELFEKGEPLVADDLPRELNLADFKEMFKVRKPSVSSDMVRAYMRWSEQFKAL is encoded by the coding sequence ATGACACTTGCGCCACAGGAATTAGAGAATACTGCAAGCAAATTCGCTGCCGAAGCTATCAAGCTCGATTCTCAAGGATCACATTCGTCAGCAATAAACTCCTATCAAAGAGCTAGTGAAGCATTAATAAAGTTGGTTCAAATTTATCCAGAATACAAGTTAAATAGAGTCTATCTCGAGAGGGCAAGTGCTTATCAGAATAGAATAAAGGCAATACAGATGGCAAATGGTATACTAGAGGATGATAGGCGTTCTTTCGCTGAGCCTGAACCTAAGAGAAACGGTATAATGGATAATCCATTGCCAAAGATGAACACAAGAATTAATCACGTTATTCCCTCAAATAAAACAAATTTGCAGCATGATGTTCAGAATGGACGTCAGAATCCTCAAACTTCAGATACAAATAAGATACAAGAGTTGAGTTCAGAGCTAGAAAACCTAATACTTAAGGAAAAGCCCATGGTGAGTTGGAAAGAGGTTGTGGGCCTCGAAGATGCAAAAAGAGCCATTCGTGAATCCATTGTATATCCAACAAGACGTGCTGATCTATTCCCCCTCGGATGGCCTAGAGGTATCTTGCTTTTTGGACCGCCTGGTTGCGGAAAGACTTTACTTGCTGCCGCTGCGGCTGCCGAGATACACGGGTATTTCATAAATATTGATGCAGCATCGATGATGAGCAAATGGTTAGGAGAAGCAGAAAAAAATATCTCAAAGCTATTTACTTTTGCGAGAGCTTTGCACCAGAAAGAAAGAATCCCAATATTACTTTTTATTGATGAAATAGATTCCCTATTGGGGACCAGGAATGGGGAGGTTGGAGGAGAAGTCCGTGTAAAGAATCAATTTTTGACCGAAATGGATGGAATAAATGGAAAATCTAAAGAATCATTTCTTTATGTAATAGGTGCTACTAACAAGCCTTGGAGCCTTGAATCTGGATTTTTGAGGAGGTTTCAAAAGAGGATCTATGTAACCCTTCCTGATATGGCTTCCCGACGTAACCTTTTCAAACAGTACGTTTCGAAATTAACAAAGGACCCATTACTTAAAGTAGACGAATTGGCAAGATTATCTGAAGCTTACAGTGCCAGTGACATTAAAGACATTTGTCAGTCTGCACAACTAAGAGTGGTAAATGAATTATTTGAAAAGGGTGAACCATTAGTAGCAGATGATTTACCAAGGGAACTAAATTTAGCAGATTTTAAAGAAATGTTTAAAGTTAGAAAACCTAGTGTGAGTTCAGATATGGTTAGAGCTTATATGCGTTGGAGTGAACAATTCAAAGCCCTATGA
- a CDS encoding NAD(P)H-hydrate dehydratase, which translates to MKDYSLVDDDLIRKIVKPRDIFSRKGDNGIALVVGGSRIYHGAPLLSSLAALRSGTDLVYTAIPKINLISSRIFSPDLIILPFPDDKLTTGSVRRLLNILPKKIDAAGIGMGLNISKSQPLILLIQKLLEYNSHLVIDAGALIPDILPDISNNETVVTPHAGEFKRLFGDSPTNKLSEQIELVSRKAEEFGLIIVLKGHQNIVSDGETTFVIERATPSMTVGGTGDILSGLITGFRTKYGAVHSCLLGLFFNGQAALRLSNKIGSHMLASDLLTELAYVMKEYDSLK; encoded by the coding sequence ATGAAAGACTACTCATTAGTTGATGATGACCTTATTAGAAAAATTGTTAAACCAAGAGATATATTTTCAAGAAAAGGTGATAACGGTATAGCCTTGGTGGTTGGGGGCAGCAGAATATATCATGGGGCTCCTCTCCTATCCTCTTTAGCAGCCTTAAGAAGTGGGACTGACTTAGTTTATACCGCGATTCCAAAGATCAACTTAATTTCATCCCGAATCTTTTCTCCAGATCTTATAATATTGCCCTTTCCAGATGATAAATTGACTACTGGTTCGGTTAGGAGACTGTTAAACATCTTACCGAAAAAAATTGATGCAGCAGGAATTGGAATGGGATTAAATATATCAAAATCACAGCCATTGATTTTGCTAATACAAAAGCTGTTGGAATATAATTCTCATTTGGTAATTGATGCTGGGGCTTTAATTCCGGATATACTACCAGATATATCCAACAATGAAACTGTGGTCACTCCTCATGCTGGAGAATTCAAACGGCTATTTGGTGATAGCCCTACCAATAAGTTATCTGAGCAGATCGAATTAGTGTCGCGAAAAGCAGAGGAATTTGGGTTGATAATAGTACTAAAGGGCCATCAGAATATAGTTTCTGACGGCGAGACGACTTTTGTTATCGAAAGAGCAACCCCATCAATGACCGTAGGTGGGACAGGGGACATACTATCAGGACTCATTACTGGATTTAGGACAAAATATGGAGCAGTCCATTCTTGCTTACTAGGCTTATTTTTTAATGGGCAGGCAGCATTAAGGCTTTCAAACAAAATCGGATCTCATATGCTTGCATCTGACCTTTTGACCGAGTTAGCATATGTAATGAAGGAATATGATTCTCTCAAATGA
- a CDS encoding NOB1 family endonuclease produces MDSRKKFVTDSNIFYSGIPFQTTFDYIYYITPDIQEEINHIKRRLDGLNLLITAGKVIIHEPEIKILSMVRQKCRERGQVELSKADCSIIALSIQLNLPILSADYALVNAAKYFSLNILTPGKKNFVTKKTIKYCSICKTFFDLKSSFCDKCGNSLVLKKERIS; encoded by the coding sequence TTGGATTCTAGAAAAAAATTTGTAACAGATTCCAATATCTTCTACAGTGGAATACCCTTTCAGACCACCTTTGATTATATTTATTATATAACACCTGATATTCAGGAAGAAATAAATCATATTAAGAGACGGCTTGATGGTTTGAATTTATTAATAACCGCAGGAAAGGTAATAATTCATGAACCAGAGATCAAAATCCTTTCTATGGTCCGACAAAAGTGTAGAGAACGAGGTCAGGTGGAATTGTCAAAAGCAGATTGTTCTATAATTGCACTGAGTATACAGCTAAATCTACCCATTTTATCTGCCGATTACGCTCTGGTCAATGCTGCAAAATATTTTTCATTAAATATATTGACGCCTGGAAAAAAAAATTTTGTGACAAAAAAAACAATAAAGTATTGCAGTATATGTAAAACTTTTTTTGATCTCAAATCAAGCTTTTGTGATAAGTGTGGTAACAGTTTAGTACTAAAGAAAGAGAGGATAAGCTAG
- a CDS encoding TrmB family transcriptional regulator encodes MMSNDGNVNNEILGGLEELGLSQYEASAYYSLLGKGMISATEIAYYSNLPRTKIYFILKKLEKKNLVFINYQKPLMFRALSPKESFGNILSKYENRIKSLKKIIESLQQINENGLKNKGIEEKRYLVLNQFSTDSKIIELIKNTNESIDISLNHWGNVILNASKEEILKAIYRGVKVRILFDFMCRDESIILPNAIDKRRAKISTNMFIFDTNTMIIINNDGTKSAYFDSHEIFVPTLVSQFNDTWLKMETASLENNKVESINL; translated from the coding sequence ATGATGTCAAATGATGGTAATGTAAATAATGAAATTCTTGGTGGTCTAGAAGAATTGGGATTATCACAATACGAGGCATCAGCTTATTATAGTCTGCTTGGAAAGGGCATGATTTCAGCAACTGAAATAGCATATTACTCCAATTTGCCAAGGACAAAAATCTACTTTATCTTAAAGAAGCTGGAAAAAAAGAACCTAGTTTTTATAAATTACCAAAAGCCATTAATGTTTAGGGCTCTATCTCCGAAGGAATCTTTTGGCAACATATTAAGTAAGTATGAAAACAGGATCAAGAGTTTAAAAAAAATAATAGAATCGCTTCAACAAATTAATGAAAATGGCTTGAAAAATAAGGGGATAGAGGAGAAAAGATACCTAGTCTTAAATCAATTTTCCACAGACAGTAAGATTATTGAGTTAATCAAAAATACAAACGAATCAATTGACATCTCTCTAAATCATTGGGGTAATGTGATTCTAAATGCCTCAAAGGAAGAAATATTGAAGGCCATATATAGAGGAGTAAAAGTGAGGATTCTTTTTGACTTTATGTGTCGGGATGAATCAATCATTCTACCTAATGCAATTGATAAAAGAAGGGCAAAAATTAGTACAAACATGTTTATCTTTGATACTAATACTATGATAATAATTAATAACGATGGGACAAAATCAGCGTATTTTGATTCCCATGAGATTTTTGTTCCCACTTTAGTTAGTCAATTTAACGACACATGGCTCAAGATGGAAACAGCATCTTTGGAAAATAATAAAGTAGAGTCTATTAATTTATGA
- a CDS encoding sensor histidine kinase — translation MILIIPLIVGSIIITSMLSLQNISGVRAKFYDIFEMSGIQLMNRLSVEVNEIVDELNHLSTYTILANSSTPINEQINMLQRHINFSNSEYLAVSIYDTNGTVIMHTSDKPPEGNVLQEEFFKQSLAGETYFDKNPEEIAFNQTGFHLSVPIYDSNKVIKRIMDVEVSISFIDNVVNNTLFDDGIENSSFHFTGRIVHSDGSVIYSTSQKNDLKNMDGRPDLNFPLPGPSITEYEKRNSQNTILITVPESESARKYQSDGNWTLLLEGNLSPLMSDYNKTVNDFLISSTLILLAAVGVTIVAVKKITSPITHLKNSALDLSKGNFGKEITVEGSNEVKDLSISLEVMRRNIENSKKNLIRKVRERTRDLERANEELRTKEFQVNSINNELIISNRAKEEFLSMISHELKTPITPMKLYIEMMLKGNKSANLNEFQRKALFIMHKNILKLETIIEDIFTVYKLELNNFPINKENTNIVELVENNMSGLSPLMKDKNIQFNSIVNATGSVLCDPVRISQVLFNLVNNAVDHVPEHGGEITIRVDEGVKPSAISPNGNDNKDHKSVIFTVKDNGIGIQPENIEGLFKKFYQIDTGIRRKYGGTGLGLAICKGIIESHGGKIWIDSSYLNGASFKFSLNAF, via the coding sequence TTGATTTTAATCATACCATTAATCGTGGGATCAATCATCATTACCTCTATGCTCTCGCTCCAAAATATTTCTGGGGTTAGGGCAAAGTTTTATGATATTTTTGAAATGTCCGGTATTCAGTTAATGAATAGGCTCTCTGTCGAGGTGAATGAAATTGTAGATGAACTTAATCATCTGTCAACTTACACTATATTAGCTAATTCTTCAACTCCCATAAACGAACAAATAAACATGCTGCAAAGACATATCAATTTTAGTAACTCAGAATATTTAGCTGTATCAATTTATGATACAAATGGTACTGTTATCATGCATACTTCCGATAAACCTCCTGAGGGTAATGTGTTGCAAGAGGAATTTTTCAAACAATCATTAGCTGGAGAAACCTATTTTGATAAGAATCCAGAAGAAATCGCATTCAATCAAACAGGATTTCATTTATCGGTTCCGATCTATGATTCTAATAAGGTTATAAAACGTATAATGGATGTTGAGGTTTCAATAAGTTTTATAGACAACGTAGTCAATAACACTCTCTTTGATGACGGTATTGAAAATAGCTCATTCCACTTTACTGGTAGAATAGTTCATAGTGATGGCTCAGTGATATACTCAACAAGCCAGAAGAATGACCTCAAGAATATGGATGGTCGGCCGGATTTGAACTTCCCCCTCCCAGGACCCTCAATCACGGAGTATGAAAAAAGGAACTCTCAGAACACTATCTTAATTACGGTTCCTGAATCCGAGAGTGCTAGGAAGTATCAATCGGATGGGAATTGGACACTCCTTCTCGAGGGAAATTTATCTCCACTCATGAGCGATTATAACAAAACGGTAAATGATTTCTTAATTTCATCAACGTTGATCTTATTAGCAGCTGTTGGGGTTACTATTGTGGCTGTAAAGAAGATTACATCCCCAATTACTCATTTAAAGAACTCAGCTTTAGATTTAAGTAAAGGGAATTTTGGCAAGGAAATAACGGTCGAGGGATCAAATGAGGTAAAGGATCTTTCTATCAGCCTTGAGGTAATGAGAAGAAATATCGAGAATTCTAAAAAGAATTTGATTCGTAAGGTTAGAGAAAGGACTAGAGACCTTGAACGGGCTAATGAAGAATTAAGAACTAAAGAGTTTCAAGTTAACTCAATTAATAATGAATTAATAATATCAAATAGAGCCAAGGAAGAATTTCTTTCAATGATCAGTCATGAACTCAAGACTCCCATCACTCCTATGAAGCTATATATCGAAATGATGCTGAAAGGGAATAAATCAGCAAATCTAAATGAATTCCAAAGGAAAGCACTTTTCATTATGCATAAGAACATCCTAAAGCTTGAGACCATAATAGAGGACATTTTTACTGTGTATAAGTTAGAATTGAATAATTTTCCCATCAATAAGGAGAATACTAATATTGTTGAATTAGTGGAAAACAACATGTCAGGATTATCCCCATTAATGAAGGATAAGAACATCCAGTTTAATTCAATAGTTAATGCCACAGGTAGTGTATTATGCGATCCCGTAAGAATTAGCCAGGTACTGTTCAACTTGGTAAATAATGCAGTTGATCATGTCCCCGAGCACGGTGGAGAAATTACTATTCGAGTCGATGAAGGTGTGAAACCAAGTGCAATCAGCCCTAATGGTAATGATAATAAGGACCACAAATCAGTCATATTTACCGTTAAAGATAATGGTATTGGAATACAACCAGAAAATATAGAAGGACTATTCAAGAAATTTTACCAAATTGATACAGGTATTAGAAGAAAGTATGGCGGAACTGGATTAGGCCTAGCAATATGTAAAGGTATCATAGAATCTCACGGTGGTAAAATTTGGATCGATTCTTCCTATCTGAATGGCGCATCATTCAAGTTTTCCCTTAATGCGTTTTAA
- a CDS encoding NAD(+)/NADH kinase, with translation MSNRIRCIALFTKRNNEESRKVSQLLREKLGEQGINVIDFKKDYDLHQPELNSDVDLAIAIGGDGTTIKTFRTLPPSIPVLCINAGGTRGILSEVSKDSVDSIVDPLLKGQYFLDRRIRIVAQIGDEITVPVLNDYVIMRSDLTKTPLFYLSVNDDGYSQKMDGMIVSTPTGSTGHSLSNGGPILQEHLDCMLITSIGSVNRLPSFVLPLIGITISANHNLKLIMDGQLVKEIQENQPMKITKYRYDAVFLRFNKNDTRQMNKLGF, from the coding sequence TTGAGTAATCGAATCCGATGTATTGCCCTGTTCACCAAAAGAAATAATGAAGAATCTAGAAAAGTTTCTCAATTGTTAAGAGAAAAGTTGGGTGAACAAGGGATTAATGTCATAGACTTCAAAAAGGACTATGATTTGCATCAGCCCGAGTTGAATAGTGATGTTGATTTGGCTATTGCAATAGGTGGCGACGGAACTACGATTAAAACATTTAGAACGTTACCCCCAAGTATTCCAGTACTATGCATAAATGCAGGTGGTACTCGTGGAATTTTATCAGAAGTTTCAAAAGATTCCGTTGATTCAATTGTAGACCCTCTCCTAAAAGGTCAATACTTTCTCGACAGAAGGATTAGAATAGTCGCACAAATTGGCGATGAGATTACAGTCCCTGTTTTGAACGATTACGTCATAATGCGTTCAGATCTTACTAAAACACCTTTATTTTATCTTTCTGTCAATGACGACGGTTATAGTCAAAAGATGGATGGAATGATAGTTTCAACTCCTACGGGATCAACTGGACATTCCCTTTCCAATGGCGGACCTATACTTCAAGAACATTTGGATTGTATGTTGATTACTTCTATAGGATCCGTGAACAGGCTGCCCTCCTTTGTGTTACCTTTAATAGGAATTACTATTAGTGCAAATCATAATCTCAAATTAATTATGGATGGACAGCTTGTAAAGGAAATCCAAGAGAATCAGCCAATGAAAATTACAAAATATCGTTATGATGCAGTGTTTCTCAGGTTCAATAAAAATGATACTAGACAGATGAATAAACTTGGATTCTAG
- a CDS encoding response regulator: MKNMKYSMPTMKVLIIDDNESITEAVKDFFEFENIECKTVNEGRDGISEIENQKFDLILLDIAIPSFTGVDILNELKRERIENQNIIIFTASVFNSEQINEFLEIGVKEVLTKPISLDKLEYIKQKYLKK; this comes from the coding sequence ATGAAAAATATGAAATATTCCATGCCGACTATGAAGGTATTGATAATTGATGACAATGAAAGTATAACCGAAGCAGTGAAGGATTTTTTTGAATTTGAAAATATTGAATGCAAAACAGTGAATGAAGGTCGGGATGGGATTTCAGAAATCGAAAATCAAAAATTTGACCTTATACTGCTCGATATAGCCATTCCAAGCTTTACTGGTGTAGATATACTCAATGAACTTAAAAGGGAACGAATTGAAAATCAGAATATAATTATTTTTACAGCTTCGGTTTTCAACTCGGAACAGATTAATGAATTTTTGGAAATCGGAGTAAAAGAAGTTTTGACAAAACCTATCTCATTGGACAAATTGGAGTACATTAAACAAAAATACCTGAAAAAGTAA